AGACGCCGCGAGAGATACGGGTGGCGGCCCTGCGGGACGTGACGGACGAGGTCGCGCGGCGCACGGCGGCGCATCTGTTTTCCACGATCGTCAACCACGCCGGCCGCGGCGTGATGGTCCTGGATGACCGGGACCGGATCGTCTACGTCAATCCGGCCTTCACGCGGCTGCTGGACTACCGGCCGGAGGATGTCGTGGGGCGCGACGTGTCCGTCATCCTCTCGCCGGATGTGGACGACCGGGCGGCGCTGGGCGAATTCCGCCGCGACCTGCATGGGCGCCGGACCTTCGGCCGCGACCTGCACGCGCGGTCGCGGTCGGGGCAGGATATCTGGATGTCCACCGCGACCAGTCCGGTGCGCGACGGCGGCGTGCTGGACGGCGGCGCGATCGTCATCCTGTCCGACGAGACCCCGGCGACGGAACTGCAGCACCTGCGGCTGGACGTGACCTCGGCGCTGGCGGGGGTCACCGGGTCCCGCGCCATGGATTTCGACGACGTCATGACGCTGATCTGCGCGCGGATCGAGGCGATCGCGCCGGGCGTCATGGCGTCGATCATCCTGCTGAGCGGGGACGGCACCGCCTGGATGGCCGGTCGTGCGGCGATGCCCGACGCCATTGCGGCGGCATGCGACGGGTTTCCGGTCGGCCCCATGGCGGGCACATGCGGGGCCGCGATCTCTTCGGGGCAGGAGGTCCTGACCTCCGATATCGAAACCGACCCGAACTGGACGCCGGCGATGCGCGACCTGATGCGGCCCCTGGGGGTGGTGGCATGCTGGTCGGTGCCGATACGCCTGCGCGGCGGCACGGTCGCGGGCAGCCTGGCGCTGTATTTCCAGACTCTGCGCGAGCCGTCGCCGTGGCATCGGCGGGTGGTCGATGCCTGCATCCAGCTCTGCACCCTGGCGGTGGAGCAGGAGCGTGCCCGGGCGCAGATCGCTCATCTGGCGCATTACGACGCGGTGACCGGCCTGCCCAACCGCACGTGGCTGCGCGAGCATCTGGCGGCCCGCCAGGGGGCGGCGAACTGGTGCGGCCTGACGCTGATGTCGGTCGACGTCAACCGCTATCGCGAAATCCGCGACGCGCTGGGGGGTGCCGCGGCGGACGAGGTGCTGGGCGGCATGGCGAAACGGCTGCGGGCCGTGGTGGGGCAGGACGACATCCTGGTCCGTACCGGCGAGGACGAGTTTTCCATCCTGACGGATTGCGGCCATGACGGGACGGAGCCGGAGTGCCGCGATCGCAGCGGGATGATGGCGGTCGATCGGGCTTCGACCCTGGCGGGGGCGATCCTGCGCGCGCTGGCCAGCCCGGTCGTCGTCAACGGCATGCCGATCGGTTCGCCCATCAGCATCGGAATCTGCGCTGGCCGCGACAAGGGGCGCACGGTCGAGACGCTGCTGCGCCATACCCAGATCGCGGTGTCGCGGGCGCGTGAAGCCGGGGGCAGCCTCTATCGCTTCTTCAGCCCGGAAATGAACCGCTGGGCGCAGGACCGGGTGATGCTGGCCTCGGCGCTGGGCGACGCGCTGGCCGATGGCCGGCTGCGGCTGGTCTATCAGCCGCAGGTGCGCTCGCGCAGCGGGGCGCTGTATGGGGTCGAGGCCCTGGCGCGCTGGCATGATCCGGAATGGGGCGACATCCCGCCCACGCGCTTCATCCCGATGGCCGAGGAAGCCGGGCTGATCGAGGCGCTGGGGGAATGGGCGCTGCGCCAGGCCTGCCGCCAGATGGCGATCTGGATGGCCCACGGGGTGGGGATTCCGGTCGTGTCGGTCAATCTGTCGGCCCGGCATTTCAGCGATCCGGGCCTGCCGGGCCTGATCGGGTCCATCCTGGAGGAATCCGGCATTCCACCCGGGCGCCTGATGGTGGAAATCACCGAAAGCACGATGATCACCGATTCCGAAACGACCATCGCCGCGGCGCGCGCGATCCGCGCTCTGGGCGTGGGCCTGTCCATGGACGATTTCGGGACCGGATTTTCCAGCCTGGCGAACCTGGTCAGCCTGCCGCTGAGCGAGGTGAAGATCGACCGGGCCTTCGTCGTCGGGCTGGAGCGGGCGGGGGATACCTATTCCATCGTGAACGCGGTGCTGCGTATCGGGCAGAGCCTGGGGGTCACGGTGGTGGCCGAGGGCGTCGAGACCCAGCGGCAGCTCGACCTGCTGGACGGCCTGGACTGCCCGGTGGTGCAGGGCTTCCTGATGTCGCGTCCCCTCGATGCCGGAAAGGTGCCGTCCTGGCTGGAGGAATGGCACCGGTCCCGCCCCGTGCCGGAGGCGCTGCCGCGTCGGGTCGTGGGCGCATAGCCCCTTCCTCCATGTCATAAAAACTTAACTGCCCCCCTGGTCCTGTCCGATTGAAGCGGGATGGGCCGAAGGCTATGGGTGGTGGGAAGAGAGACGGCATCGGGAACGGATGGATGCAGCAGATGCCGCAACCCGTGGTGCGGGGCGCTGCTCCGCCGGGGCGAAGCGCAATCGGATTCACCGGAAACACGGATGGAATCATGGGCCGCGTGGCGGGTGACCGCCTGTTTGCGGGTGTGGTGCGGGCGTGCGCGCTGTCGATTCTGGTTCTAATGGGCGGCCTGGTGGCGGTCCTGGCGTGGGGCGGCGTTTCGGCGTGGTCGGCGTTTGGCCCGGGGTTTGTGTGGAGCACGGTGTGGAACCCGGTGACGGAGCATTTCGGGGCGGCGGCGCCGATGTTCGGTTCGGTGGTGACGACGGTGCTGGCGCTGCTGTTTGCGGTGCCGCTGGCGTTCGGGATTGCGTTCTGGCTGGTGGAGATGGCGCCGGCGGTGGTGGCGGCGCCGATCGGGATGGCGGTGCAGCTTCTGGCGGCGGTGCCGTCGATCATCTTCGGCATGTGGGGCTTCTTCGTGATCGTGCCGGTGATGGCGCGGTATGTGCAGCCGTGGGTGAACCACCACCTGGGTCCTGTTCCGGTGCTGGGGGCGGTGCTGCGCAGCGCGCCGTATGGCACCGGGCTGCTGACGGGCGGGCTGGTGCTGGCGGTGATGGTGACGCCGTTCGTGTGCGCGGTGATGCGCGACGTGTTCATGGCGATGCCGGCGCAGGTGCGCGAGAGCGCGTATGGGCTGGGGGCGACGCGGTGGGAGGTGATGCGCAGCGTGACGCTGCCGTGGTCGCGCCCGGCGCTGATCGGCGGGATCATGCTGGGGATGGGCCGCGCGCTGGGCGAGACGATGGCGGTGACGTTCGTGATCGGCAACACCAACCGGATCGGCTGGTCGCTGTTCGCGCCGGGGAACACGATCGCGTCGCTGATCGCGCTGGAATTTCCCGAGAGCCCGGCGGGCAGCCTGAAGCTGTCGTCGCTGCTGGCGCTGGGGTTCATCCTGATGGTGATCTCGTTCCTGACGCTGGCGTGCTCGCGGCTGCTGCTGCGCCGGGGCGGGGTCTAGGATGGCGGGCGTGACGACGGGCATGACGGGGACGGCGGCGGCGGCCGGGCATGGCTGGGCGCGCGGCGGGCCGCTGGCGGTGCGGCGGCGGCTGGTGGACCGGGTGGCGACGGGGCTGAGCCTGGCGGCGACGGGGATCGTGCTGGCGGCGCTGGGCTCGATCCTGCTGACGCTGCTGGTGCGGGGGCTGCCCGGGCTGTCGCCCGCGACCTTCCTGCGGGCGACGCTGCCGCCGGGTGCGGGGGGCGGGCTGGCCAACGCGATCGTGGGCAGCCTGCTGCAGACCGGGCTGGCGGCGGCGATCGGCACGCCGGTGGGGCTGCTGACCGGGGTCTACCTGTCGGAATACAGCCAGGACGGGCGGGTGGTGAACGTGGTGCGCTTCGTGTCGGACATGATGCTGTCGGCGCCGTCGATCCTGGTCGGGCTGTTCGTGTATCTGGCGCTGGTGGCGCCGGTGGGGCATTTCTCGGGGCTGTCGGGGGCGGTGGCGCTGGCGGTGCTGTTCGTGCCGGTGGTGGTGCGCACCACCGAGGACATGCTGCGGCTGGTGCCGCTGACGATGCGCGAGGCGGCGTATGCGCTGGGGGCGCCGAAATGGCGGGTGGTGCTGCAGATCTGCCTGCGGGCGGCGCGGGGCGGGGTGCTGACGGGCATCCTGCTGGCGGTGGCGCGGGTGTCGGGCGAGACGGCGCCGCTGCTGTTCACGTCGCTGGGCAACATGAACTGGTCGCTGGACCTGAACGCGCCGATGGCCAGCCTGCCGGTGGCGATCTACCAGTATGCCGGGTCGGCCTATGACGACTGGGTGCAA
This genomic stretch from Gluconacetobacter diazotrophicus PA1 5 harbors:
- a CDS encoding EAL domain-containing protein, with product MFDGPSTLPVVLAGVLDAMPGGVVVTDADGRILFINRAAARLCGGQPEEWASRSLAVLLPDMDMTPDGTPREVRLAGRDGAALWLEVTLNRGGALPGVGLEVPEETPREIRVAALRDVTDEVARRTAAHLFSTIVNHAGRGVMVLDDRDRIVYVNPAFTRLLDYRPEDVVGRDVSVILSPDVDDRAALGEFRRDLHGRRTFGRDLHARSRSGQDIWMSTATSPVRDGGVLDGGAIVILSDETPATELQHLRLDVTSALAGVTGSRAMDFDDVMTLICARIEAIAPGVMASIILLSGDGTAWMAGRAAMPDAIAAACDGFPVGPMAGTCGAAISSGQEVLTSDIETDPNWTPAMRDLMRPLGVVACWSVPIRLRGGTVAGSLALYFQTLREPSPWHRRVVDACIQLCTLAVEQERARAQIAHLAHYDAVTGLPNRTWLREHLAARQGAANWCGLTLMSVDVNRYREIRDALGGAAADEVLGGMAKRLRAVVGQDDILVRTGEDEFSILTDCGHDGTEPECRDRSGMMAVDRASTLAGAILRALASPVVVNGMPIGSPISIGICAGRDKGRTVETLLRHTQIAVSRAREAGGSLYRFFSPEMNRWAQDRVMLASALGDALADGRLRLVYQPQVRSRSGALYGVEALARWHDPEWGDIPPTRFIPMAEEAGLIEALGEWALRQACRQMAIWMAHGVGIPVVSVNLSARHFSDPGLPGLIGSILEESGIPPGRLMVEITESTMITDSETTIAAARAIRALGVGLSMDDFGTGFSSLANLVSLPLSEVKIDRAFVVGLERAGDTYSIVNAVLRIGQSLGVTVVAEGVETQRQLDLLDGLDCPVVQGFLMSRPLDAGKVPSWLEEWHRSRPVPEALPRRVVGA
- the pstC gene encoding phosphate ABC transporter permease subunit PstC — its product is MGRVAGDRLFAGVVRACALSILVLMGGLVAVLAWGGVSAWSAFGPGFVWSTVWNPVTEHFGAAAPMFGSVVTTVLALLFAVPLAFGIAFWLVEMAPAVVAAPIGMAVQLLAAVPSIIFGMWGFFVIVPVMARYVQPWVNHHLGPVPVLGAVLRSAPYGTGLLTGGLVLAVMVTPFVCAVMRDVFMAMPAQVRESAYGLGATRWEVMRSVTLPWSRPALIGGIMLGMGRALGETMAVTFVIGNTNRIGWSLFAPGNTIASLIALEFPESPAGSLKLSSLLALGFILMVISFLTLACSRLLLRRGGV
- the pstA gene encoding phosphate ABC transporter permease PstA, encoding MAGVTTGMTGTAAAAGHGWARGGPLAVRRRLVDRVATGLSLAATGIVLAALGSILLTLLVRGLPGLSPATFLRATLPPGAGGGLANAIVGSLLQTGLAAAIGTPVGLLTGVYLSEYSQDGRVVNVVRFVSDMMLSAPSILVGLFVYLALVAPVGHFSGLSGAVALAVLFVPVVVRTTEDMLRLVPLTMREAAYALGAPKWRVVLQICLRAARGGVLTGILLAVARVSGETAPLLFTSLGNMNWSLDLNAPMASLPVAIYQYAGSAYDDWVQLAWTGALLVTTGVLVLNVLVRVWSRRAGLAR